The Triticum aestivum cultivar Chinese Spring chromosome 5A, IWGSC CS RefSeq v2.1, whole genome shotgun sequence genomic sequence ACGCCCctgactattggggaacgtagcatgcaattttaaaaaaattcctacgaccacgcaagatctatctaggagatgcatagcaacgagaggggtagaatgtgtccacgtatcctcgtagaccaaaagcagaaacgttaggttaacgcggttgatgtagtcgaacatcttcgcgatccaaccgatctagtaccgaatgtacggcacctccgagttcagcacacgttcaactcgatgacgtccctcaaactcttgatctagcatagggtcgagggagagttccgtcagcatgacggcatggtgacggtgatggtgatgtgatccgtgcagggcttcgcctaagcactacgacgctatgaccgaatGAGTAAACTGTAGAGGGGGGCacaacacacggctaagagaataacggTTGTGCtttgaggtgccccctgcccccgtatataaaggaggataggaggaggctggccaccaggggcgcgccaaggagaggggaatcctactaggactccagtcctagtagtatttggccccccttttttccttctcatggaggggggaaagaggagaagaaaaggggggcgcgccccctcccctagtccaattcggactccctatgggaggggggcacggccacctcttgtgggctgcctcccctctcccgtATGGCCCATGTAAGCCCATTacttttcccggggggttccggtaacccctcggtactccgataaatatctgaaacatcGCGAAACCATtatggtgtccaaatactatcatccaatatatcaatctttgcctctcgactatttcgagactactcgtcatgtccgtgatctcatccgggactccgaacaatcttcggtcaccaaaacacataactcataatacaaatcgtcatcaaacgttaagcgtgcgaaccctacgggttcgagaactatgtagacatgaccgagacacatctccggtcaataaccaatagcgggacctggatgctctacatattctacaaagatctttatcagtcaaaccgcaatgacaacatacgttattccctttgtcatcggtatattacttgcccaagattcgatcgtcggtatcatcatacctagttcaatctcgttaccggcaagtctctttactcgttccgtaatgcatcatcccgcaacgaactcattagtcacattgcttgcaaggcttatagtgatgtgcattaccgagagggcccagagatacctcttcgatactcggagtgacaaatcctaatctcgatctatgccagcctaacaaacaccttcagagattacccagttacgttgtgacgtttgatagcacacaaggtgttcctccggtattcagggagttgcataatctcacagtaaaaggaatatgtataagtcatgaagaaagcaatagcaataaaacttaacaatcattatgctaagctaaagggtgggtcttgtccatcacaacattctcttaatgatgtgatcccgttcatcaaatgacaacacatgtttatggttaggaaacttaaccatctttgattaatgagctagtctagtagaggcttactagagacacaatgttttgtctatgtatccacacatgtatcaagtttccggataatacaattctagtataaataataaacatttatcatgatataagtaaatataaaatagcaactttattattgcctctagggcatatttccttccctGACAACACCTCCGTATCCCTGTGGCGTCAAGGTGCAATCTATCTTCCGTGCATCCATTTCCTGGGTGATTGGCGCCGTACACTTACCGTTTTCGGGAGGATCATTGGTTCAATGGATCTTCCATCTCTGAGATCGCTCTACTCCTTCACGCGATGGTTCATTGACGTCGGCAGAAAGGGTGCAATGTTCGCGAGGGCCTGTTGGATCACTCTATCCTCCGGCGCTGATCCGGTGAGTGTCCCTGTGGCGCCAACTTAGGGTCGCTGCCCTCTCCAGTGAGCCTGACCGCATCTCCTGGCGATGGACGTCTGATGACGCGTATTCTGCTAAGTCATGCTATCTAGCCCTTTTCTCGGGATCGACCACCGCCCCCTCCTGGCATCTCACCTGAAAATTTGGGTGCCCCTCTGCATTAAGAACTTCCTCTGGCTCGTGATCCAAGGTCGTTTCTGGATGGTCGATCGGCCCATGCATTGTGGCCTCCATCATGCTCTGCTCTACCTCCTTTATGACCAAGAACCGGACATAAGGGCATGGCCAACGCACCACTGTGGACGGCTGCCCCAGCGCTTGACGTCACTCTAATCTGTCCACGTAGGCACAACTAGTAGCTTGCAGATCAAAGCGTGATCCTGCAGAGGAAGTAGCCTTCCTCATGACAAAAGCGAGAGAGGGCAAAAGCTAGAGACGGTGTGAGCTAGCTCCTCCTTGTGCATGTAAAGTAAGGTAAAAAGCAAGGATGTATATATATGTCATACGTGGGCTTGATGGGGCAGCTCTACGCGTTTAGTGTTTGAGAAACTAAATGATGCCCTATATATCTTTACTTAGATGGAAGAGATGAGGCATTAAGAGTGTGATGCCCTCTTTGTACATGCCCTAATGCAACATCATCAAGGATGACGCCTGATCCAAGAtacttagactacccacagtgagaGTAATATAGATGGTAACATCGCActtatctaggcaaaatagatgatgtggcatataataaatgaagaaagagaggcatgtggtaacatatctacttactgtaacatcacacatattaaGAAAAAATGAGTCTACAACGTAATAAATGCAGAGATGCATGACACACTACCCACTGTGGAGGtactaacatagactagtaacatatgcatgttactacttagtcttttcatgcatatgacactagtctaagttactacctccatagtgcaaaaTATCTTAGTAGTAGTAACTTATTTCATTTATTGCCTTATGAACTCATTTATTGccttatagactcattttacctcgggaagcgctatgttacagtaacatattatgttactccaaacacctctctcctcattaaatacttgccacataagcaaaattgtcttggagtgtgttaagttactacctaagttacccccactatggctagccttacgCCCGGTCATCGTATTTGTCCTTGTGCGATTCACTCTGCAATTGCTACTTTCTACtccttctatcaatgcaatgataagTAATGCTCGTGCGTATTCGTGTTTCTTTTCTCATGTGCTATTGGTGTCCGAAGAAAGTGAATCATTAATAAATTAAATTAAACTACCAAAAAGTAAGACGTAGTTCTGTGGCCGCGTGCGGTTGGGGTTCATGGTGGAGATGGAATCAACCCCACCATTAGTTTACTCGTAGCCGCGTATGTGTATTCCTCTGTCCGAAGCGCCGACGGCGGCCGCGGCTGCTGCTATATAAACGGACGCGCACCAACATTTCACTCATCACGTCCAGAAAAAGTCGAAGTGTTCTCTCTGCTGCTCGTGTATATCTTAGCCACCTATCTGCCCACACAGCAACGTCGGTTGACTTTCCTGCCTGCCGTCCTCGCGCTATCTGCATGGCTTTCGCGCTCAAggcatcttcctcggctccgtcGTTGAGCCGCCCCATGCGTCGCGGCACGGTGGCCTCTGTGGCGGTGCCCGTGCCGCTGCCGGGGAGGCCCGTGGTCAGAGCAGTCGCCGTGGCGGCGGTGGTGTCGCTCGAACCGGCGGTGACCGTGCCCGCGCCCGCGCTTGCTGGGAGGTGTGCGTCACTGTCCGCGGCCGGCAAGCACGGCCTGTCGGTGGCAGAGGCCATGTCTCGGGTCAGGGCGAATGGCAAGGTAAGTGCGCCGAGCGTACTAAGCTCAGTTCGCAGCATGCATGCACGTAAAATATCGATGCTAATCGACGAAGGCTTTACTGTTGCGCGCGCGCAGACGGCGTTCATCCCGTACATCACCGCCGGCGACCCCGACCTAGCGACCACGGCCGAGGCGCTCAAGCTCCTTGACAGCCTCGGCGCCGACGTCATCGAGCTCGGCTTGCCCTTCTCTGACCCCTCTGCCGACGGGCCAGTGATTCAGGCATCCGCGGCGCGGGCGCTAGCCGCTGGCGCAACCACCGACGCCGTGATGTCGATGCTGAAGGAGGTGACGCCGGAGCTGTCTTGCCCCGTGGTCATCTTCTCTTATTTCAGCCCCATCCTGCGCCGTGGGACAGGGAGTTTCGCCGCGGCTGCCAAAGAAGCCGGTGTCAAAGGTAATTAACTGAGTTAGCAAACTAAATATTTTATGCGACATTGACAATCCACACAACAGATTTGCTAATTCGCACTTGTTACATGGATGTACTCCAGGCCTTATCATACCCGATCTTCCATACGACCAGATACATGCTTTCAGGAAAGAGGCCATAGAGAACAATCTAGAGCTGGTACGTGCATCGGTCCATGCCCCTGTTATACATTATATAATGCAATGCTAACATAACTGAGACTTAAGCCAGTCATTAAACATGATATTTTTCTTCAACAAATGATTGTAGATCCTTCTTACAACACCAGCTACAACATCAGAGAGGATGAAAGAaatcacaaaagcttcagaagggttTGTTTACCTTGTAAGTTGCACAACACACATGCGTACAATCCTACTCTctatgttccttaatataagaccttttaaaCAGTGGCGTATCTAGGGGGTggacagggtggtccatggaccaccctggaatttcccCATAATCTATATAGCATagagaaaaatatatttttataataaataaatatatttatgTGAATATTTTGCATTTGTGGACCACCATGGCATGTTGGGCTAGCTACGCCACTGCTTTTAAagattccactatgaactacatacggatgtatatagacatactttagagtgtatattcattcattttgcttcgtatgtacgccctccgtaaactaatataagagcgtttagatcactaaaatagtgatctaaacgctcttatattagtttacagagggagtagtctATAGTGAAATCCCTAAAAggtcatatatttaggaacggatggagtagctTCTTATTCCAATTCTGGCTTTGTGGTCAAGATATCATGATTAAAATTTCAGTCCCCTAATTAATTGCATTATGCAGGTAAGCGTCGTTGGAGTTACAGGAGCTAGGGCGACAGTAAACCCACATGTCAAGGATCTTCTTCAGGAGATTAGGCAGGTTTGTAGAAATGATTTTTAAAACCATCAAATCTTCTCTCTTAACCAGGAAAGAAACAATGTAAATTTCCCCCTTGTAATATTTAAAGTATCAACAGTCACATATCTTTTGTAATTGTCCGTAGGTCACAGATAAGGCAGTGGCGGTTGGCTTTGGCATATCGACCCCGGAACATGTTAGCCAGGTAGATAACACACCAAAAGATTCACCAAAAAAATTAATCTTGATTGAACAATCTCAATAAGTTTATTACATTGCTGACCTCCACTTATGAATGGACACAGATTGCCAGGTGGGGTTCAGATGGAGTGATCATTGGTAGTGCAATGGTGAAACAGTTGGGTGAAGCAAATTCTCCAAGAGAAGGATTGAAGAGGCTAGAAGTATATGCCAAGAGTTTGAAGAATGCACTCCCATGATATGCAATTAAAATGGTTAATTATTTGTGGTGGCAAGGCAACATGGTGGTACAAATTTAAATCGGTAGAACGGTAGAAGGTATTTGCAATTTTTCTGTTGCAAAAAGAGACTAGTGTTTACCTTTATATATAATTAGTGTTTGCATATGCTTTTCTTCCTTTGTTGTGTTAACTTGGGAGTGTTAATATCAAGTGAATAAAATAGTTACACTACCGACCTCCACTCATGAGTGGACATAAATTGCCGAGTGGGATGTAGATGGAGTGATCATTGGTAGTGTAATGGTGAAACAGTTGCGTGAAGTGGCTTCTCCAAGAGAAGGGTTGAGGAGGCTAGAAGACTTCGCGAGGTGCCTCGGGGATGCACTAAATGATTTGTAACATCATAGTACATTCCCTAGATCACCATGATATGTGAAAATAAAGAAAGTGAATTGTTCTTGTTGGTCAAGTATGAAGGGGTGGAAGCAACATAGTTGCTTGTTATTTTTGTATGGCAAGAACACAAACGACTAACATGCCAATGAGCCGATCACGGCCCGCGGAACCACCTTCCACCCGCGCTACTACCCCCATGCCACTTTCTCATCATACGACTACTAACCAGGTGCCTCACCCTATATGAAGAACACGAGCAAGATAATGTTGTCAGTGATACTGAGAGTATTCCTCAACTTGAAAATGCTCTTGTGGTATCATTGCCTCATCCGGAGCACAACTTAGAACGGAATCTTTTATTTATATAGGTGATGCACCAAACCTAAAAATCAACGGCGAGTTTTGGAAAGAGATGCATCCAGCTCCCACAAGGTGAAGTGCAT encodes the following:
- the LOC123105418 gene encoding tryptophan synthase alpha chain, which translates into the protein MAFALKASSSAPSLSRPMRRGTVASVAVPVPLPGRPVVRAVAVAAVVSLEPAVTVPAPALAGRCASLSAAGKHGLSVAEAMSRVRANGKTAFIPYITAGDPDLATTAEALKLLDSLGADVIELGLPFSDPSADGPVIQASAARALAAGATTDAVMSMLKEVTPELSCPVVIFSYFSPILRRGTGSFAAAAKEAGVKGLIIPDLPYDQIHAFRKEAIENNLELILLTTPATTSERMKEITKASEGFVYLVSVVGVTGARATVNPHVKDLLQEIRQVTDKAVAVGFGISTPEHVSQIARWGSDGVIIGSAMVKQLGEANSPREGLKRLEVYAKSLKNALP